A region from the Sander vitreus isolate 19-12246 chromosome 1, sanVit1, whole genome shotgun sequence genome encodes:
- the cyb5b gene encoding cytochrome b5 type B — MGEETIDNPINTGSGPANYTNVEGNGETVECGVKYYTLEEIRAHNVSTDTWVIIHDKVYDITGFLEEHPGGEEVLLEQAGADATESFEDVGHSTDAREMLQQYCVGELHMDDRKKENTKDEDAANSEFSRSWTAWLMPAIVAMVIAVMYRYCYMFEHKSS; from the exons ATGGGTGAGGAAACTATCGACAACCCCATTAACACAGGGAGTGGACCCGCTAATTACACCAATGTTGAGGGGAACGGCGAGACAGTAGAATGTGGTGTAAAATATTACACATTAGAAGAAATAAGAGCACATAATGTGAGCACTGACACATGGGTCATCATCCACGATAAAGTGTACGACATTACAGGTTTCCTTGAAGAG CATCCGGGAGGCGAGGAAGTTTTGCTGGAGCAGGCAGGTGCAGACGCAACAGAGAGTTTTGAGGATGTGGGTCATTCCACAGATGCCAGGGAGATGCTCCAGCAGTACTGTGTTGGGGAGCTTCACATG GATGACAGAAAAAAGGAGAACACAAAG GATGAAGATGCAGCAAACTCAGAGTTCAG ccgcTCCTGGACAGCGTGGTTGATGCCAGCTATTGTTGCAATGGTCATTGCTGTCATGTATCGCTACTGCTACATGTTTGAACACAAGTCTTCTTGA
- the dhx38 gene encoding pre-mRNA-splicing factor ATP-dependent RNA helicase PRP16 isoform X1 translates to MDEDLSMHRLEGTDPASEVGGLIVKKKSAAAEPHVFRAPTPRTSLLGLDLLAAQKRKERESKEQADASADDRNRKKSKVSSYKDWEEGKSDSESDEEDDDNNKDAKKESRKYRVTGSETPSNPGGVSEEFRRRHQQREKDRREHGVYASSKEDRNKEKDKERSRDKGRDRRNEKDERESSHSRGSRSERLERGERSERSQRDGWSDRISRGSKREEPLTPQHRPRDSFTPSRSNWEEDDSGYASSRLSQWESPSPAPSNKEMDRSERSHRSGRESERRDRSVRGRYPDDTPLPTPSYKYNEWANDRKHLGSTPRLSQGKGRKEDGVGGIMFDNVDEKDQWEEDQKQADRDWYMMDEGYDEFHNPFTTTSEEYVKKREQILQKQTQKRISAQKRQINEDNERWETNRMLTSGVVQRLEVDEDFEEDNAAKVHLQVHNLVPPFLDGRIVFTKQPEPVIPVKDATSDMAIIARKGSQLVRKHREQKERKKAQHKHWELAGTKLGDIMGVKKTEEKDTPGGKVVGEDGKVDYRTEQKFADHMKDKTEASSEFAKKKTFLEQRQYLPIFAVRQQLLNIIRDNSIVIVVGETGSGKTTQLTQYLHEDGYTSYGMVGCTQPRRVAAMSVAKRVSEEIGTNLGEEVGYAIRFEDCTSEKTLIKYMTDGILLRESLRESDLDHYSAVIMDEAHERSLNTDVLFGLLREVVSRRTDLKLIVTSATMDSDKFAAFFGNVPIFHIPGRTFPVDILFSKTPQEDYVEAAVKQALQIHLSGLIGDILIFMPGQEDIEVTSDQIVERLEDLENAPALAVLPIYSQLPSDLQAKIFQKAPDGVRKCIVATNIAETSLTVDGIMFVVDAGYCKLKVFNPRIGMDALQVYPISQANANQRSGRAGRTGPGQCYRLYTQSAYKNEMLTTTIPEIQRTNLANVVLLLKSLGVQDLLLFHFMDPPPEDNMLNSMYQLWILGALDNTGALTPTGRLMVEFPLDPALSKMLIVSCDMGCSADILIIVSMLSVPAIFYRPKGREEESDQVREKFSVPESDHLTYLNVYMQWKNNNYSSIWCNDHFIHTKAMRKVREVRSQLKDIMVQQRMNLISCGSDWDIIRKCICAAYFHQAAKLKGIGEYVNVRTGMPCHLHPTSSLFGMGYTPDYIIYHELVMTTKEYMQCVTAVDGEWLAELGPMFYSIKHAGKSRQENRRRAKEEISNMEEEMSMAEEQLRARREEQEKKSITGTVKAVKIVTPGRKEEAPMTPRRTPARFGL, encoded by the exons ATGGATGAAGATTTGTCCATGCATAGGCTGGAAGGGACTGATCCAGCTTCTGAAGTTGGTGGACTGATAGTAAAGAAAAAGAGTGCTGCAGCAGAGCCCCATGTTTTTCGGGCACCCACTCCACGCACCTCCTTGCTGGGCTTGGATCTGCTGGCAGCCCAGAAAAGGAAGGAGCGTGAGAGTAAGGAGCAGGCAGACGCTAGTGCCGATGACAGAAATAGAAAGAAGTCAAAGGTTTCCTCCTACAAGGACTGGGAGGAAGGTAAAAGTGACTCTGAATCTGATGAAGAAGACGATGATAACAACAAGGATGCTAAGAAGGAGAG TAGGAAGTATCGTGTGACTGGCTCCGAGACACCCTCAAACCCCGGAGGGGTCAGCGAAGAGTTCCGCCGCAGAcaccagcagagagagaaagacagacgtGAGCATGGAGTCTACGCTTCGTCCAAAGAGGACAggaacaaagaaaaagacaaagaaaggagCAGAGATAAGGGGAGAGACCGAAGGAATGAAAAAG ATGAGCGAGAGAGCAGCCATAGCCGTGGCAGCCGGTCGGAGCGTTTGGAGCGCGGTGAGAGGAGTGAGCGCTCACAGAGAGATGGCTGGTCCGATCGCATCAGCCGGGGGAGTAAGAGAGAGGAACCCCTGACGCCACAGCATCGCCCCAGAG aTTCTTTCACTCCCTCACGCTCCAACTGGGAGGAGGATGACAGTGGTTATGCCAGTTCACGGCTTTCCCAGTGGGAGTCTCCGTCCCCCGCCCCTTCTAACAAAGAGATGGATCGCTCAGAGCGAAGCCATCGCTCCGGCcgagagagtgagaggagagacag ATCAGTCAGAGGCCGTTACCCTGACGACACACCTCTGCCTACCCCATCATACAAGTACAACGAGTGGGCCAATGACAGAAAGCATTTGGGTTCTACACCTCGTTTATCACAAGGAAAAG GTAGGAAAGAAGATGGTGTCGGGGGAATTATGTTTGATAATGTAGATGAGAAAGACCAGTGGGAGGAGGACCAAAAG CAAGCTGACAGAGATTGGTACATGATGGATGAGGGCTATGATGAGTTCCACAACCCTTTCACGACCACCTCTGAAGAATATGTAAAGAAGAGAGAGCAGATCCTTCAGAAGCAGACTCAAAAAAGAATATCTGCCCAGAAGCGACAGATCAATGAG GATAATGAGCGGTGGGAAACCAACCGTATGCTGACCAGTGGTGTGGTGCAGAGGTTGGAGGTGGATGAAGACTTTGAGGAGGACAATGCTGCTAAGGTTCACCTGCAGGTTCACAACCTGGTTCCTCCCTTTCTGGATGGAAGAATAGTCTTCACTAAGCAG CCAGAGCCTGTCATCCCTGTGAAAGATGCTACCTCTGACATGGCCATCATCGCTCGTAAAGGCAGCCAGCTTGTCCGTAAACATCGTGAGCAGAAAGAACGCAAGAAG GCACAGCACAAACACTGGGAATTGGCAGGCACCAAGTTGGGGGATATCATGGGTGTCAAAAAGACGGAGGAGAAAGACACCCCTGGGGGCAAAGTGGTAGGCGAGGACGGCAAAGTAGACTACAG AACGGAGCAGAAATTTGCAGACCACATGAAAGACAAGACTGAGGCCAGCAGTGAGTTTGCTAAGAAGAAAACCTTTCTGGAACAGAGACAGTACCTGCCTAtttttgctgtcagacagcaaCTTCTTAACATCATAAG GGACAATAGCATCGTGATTGTTGTTGGGGAGACGGGCAGTGGGAAGACCACCCAGCTGACTCAGTACCTGCACGAGGATGGCTACACTAGCTATGGCATGGTGGGTTGTACTCAGCCCCGAAGAGTGGCAGCCATGAGTGTGGCCAAGAGAGTCAGTGAGGAGATTGGCACCAACCTTGGAGAGGAG GTGGGCTACGCAATCCGTTTTGAGGACTGCACATCCGAGAAAACATTGATAAAGTACATGACAGACGGTATCCTGCTCAGGGAGTCGTTGAGGGAGTCAGACTTGGACCACTACAGTGCTGTTATCATGGACGAGGCTCACGAACGCTCCCTCAATACTGATGTGCTGTTTGGCCTGCTACGTGAG GTTGTATCTCGACGTACTGATTTGAAACTCATAGTTACCTCTGCAACTATGGACTCAGACAAGTTTGCTGCATTTTTTGGCAACGTACCCATTTTCCACATTCCAGGAAgaacatttcccgtagacatctTGTTTAGCAAG aCTCCTCAGGAGGACTACGTGGAGGCAGCAGTGAAACAGGCCCTGCAGATCCATCTCAGCGGGTTGATAGGAGACATCCTCATCTTTATGCCCGGGCAGGAGGATATTGAG GTGACGTCCGATCAGATCGTGGAGAGGTTGGAGGACTTGGAAAATGCTCCTGCTCTGGCCGTGCTGCCCATCTACTCCCAGCTGCCTTCTGACCTCCAGGCCAAGATCTTCCAGAAG GCTCCAGATGGTGTGAGGAAATGCATTGTCGCAACAAACATTGCTGAGACCTCCCTCACTGTGGATGGAATCATGTTTGTCGTGGATGCAGGATACTGCAAACTTAAG gtTTTCAATCCTCGCATTGGAATGGATGCTCTACAGGTTTATCCCATCAGCCAGGCTAATGCCAACCAGCGTTCTGGCAGAGCAGGACGTACAGGACCAGGACAGTGTTACAG GCTGTACACTCAGAGCGCCTATAAGAACGAGATGCTGACTACCACCATACCAGAGATCCAGAGGACCAACCTGGCCAACGTAGTCCTGCTGTTGAAGTCTCTGGGTGTTCAGGATTTGCTCCTCTTTCACTTCATGGATCCACCACCTGAGGACAACATGCTCAACTCCATGTACCAGCTCTGGATCTTGGGAGCTCTGGACAACACAG GTGCTTTGACACCGACGGGGCGTCTGATGGTGGAGTTTCCCCTCGACCCTGCTCTCTCCAAGATGCTGATTGTGTCCTGCGACATGGGTTGCAGTGCTGACATCCTTATCATCGTCTCCATGCTGTCAGTGCCGGCCATCTTCTACAGACCTAAG GGTCGTGAGGAGGAGAGTGATCAGGTGAGGGAGAAGTTCTCAGTCCCAGAGAGCGACCACCTCACCTACCTTAATGTCTACATGCAGTGGAAGAACAACAATTACTCCAGCATCTGGTGCAACGACCACTTTATCCACACCAAGGCCATGCGCAAG GTACGTGAGGTGCGCTCCCAGTTAAAGGACATCATGGTCCAGCAGAGGATGAACCTGATTTCCTGTGGGTCGGACTGGGATATCATCAGGAAGTGCATCTGTGCTGCATACTTCCACCAGGCTGCCAAGCTCAAG GGCATTGGTGAATATGTGAACGTGAGGACAGGCATGCCATGTCACCTCCATCCTACCAGCTCCCTGTTTGGTATGGGCTACACTCCCGACTACATCATCTACCACGAGCTCGTCATGACCACCAAG GAATACATGCAATGTGTGACTGCAGTGGATGGAGAGTGGCTGGCAGAACTTGGGCCCATGTTTTACAGCATCAAACATGCAGGAAAAAGCAGACAG GAGAACCGTCGCCGGGCCAAGGAGGAGATCAGCAACATGGAAGAGGAGATGTCCATGGCTGAGGAGCAGCTGCGAGCGCGTCGAGAGGAGCAGGAGAAGAAGAGCATCACTGGCACTGTTAA GGCTGTGAAAATCGTAACAccaggaaggaaagaagaggcCCCCATGACGCCTAGACGGACCCCTGCCCGCTTTGGACTGTAG
- the dhx38 gene encoding pre-mRNA-splicing factor ATP-dependent RNA helicase PRP16 isoform X2, which translates to MDEDLSMHRLEGTDPASEVGGLIVKKKSAAAEPHVFRAPTPRTSLLGLDLLAAQKRKERESKEQADASADDRNRKKSKVSSYKDWEEGKSDSESDEEDDDNNKDAKKERKYRVTGSETPSNPGGVSEEFRRRHQQREKDRREHGVYASSKEDRNKEKDKERSRDKGRDRRNEKDERESSHSRGSRSERLERGERSERSQRDGWSDRISRGSKREEPLTPQHRPRDSFTPSRSNWEEDDSGYASSRLSQWESPSPAPSNKEMDRSERSHRSGRESERRDRSVRGRYPDDTPLPTPSYKYNEWANDRKHLGSTPRLSQGKGRKEDGVGGIMFDNVDEKDQWEEDQKQADRDWYMMDEGYDEFHNPFTTTSEEYVKKREQILQKQTQKRISAQKRQINEDNERWETNRMLTSGVVQRLEVDEDFEEDNAAKVHLQVHNLVPPFLDGRIVFTKQPEPVIPVKDATSDMAIIARKGSQLVRKHREQKERKKAQHKHWELAGTKLGDIMGVKKTEEKDTPGGKVVGEDGKVDYRTEQKFADHMKDKTEASSEFAKKKTFLEQRQYLPIFAVRQQLLNIIRDNSIVIVVGETGSGKTTQLTQYLHEDGYTSYGMVGCTQPRRVAAMSVAKRVSEEIGTNLGEEVGYAIRFEDCTSEKTLIKYMTDGILLRESLRESDLDHYSAVIMDEAHERSLNTDVLFGLLREVVSRRTDLKLIVTSATMDSDKFAAFFGNVPIFHIPGRTFPVDILFSKTPQEDYVEAAVKQALQIHLSGLIGDILIFMPGQEDIEVTSDQIVERLEDLENAPALAVLPIYSQLPSDLQAKIFQKAPDGVRKCIVATNIAETSLTVDGIMFVVDAGYCKLKVFNPRIGMDALQVYPISQANANQRSGRAGRTGPGQCYRLYTQSAYKNEMLTTTIPEIQRTNLANVVLLLKSLGVQDLLLFHFMDPPPEDNMLNSMYQLWILGALDNTGALTPTGRLMVEFPLDPALSKMLIVSCDMGCSADILIIVSMLSVPAIFYRPKGREEESDQVREKFSVPESDHLTYLNVYMQWKNNNYSSIWCNDHFIHTKAMRKVREVRSQLKDIMVQQRMNLISCGSDWDIIRKCICAAYFHQAAKLKGIGEYVNVRTGMPCHLHPTSSLFGMGYTPDYIIYHELVMTTKEYMQCVTAVDGEWLAELGPMFYSIKHAGKSRQENRRRAKEEISNMEEEMSMAEEQLRARREEQEKKSITGTVKAVKIVTPGRKEEAPMTPRRTPARFGL; encoded by the exons ATGGATGAAGATTTGTCCATGCATAGGCTGGAAGGGACTGATCCAGCTTCTGAAGTTGGTGGACTGATAGTAAAGAAAAAGAGTGCTGCAGCAGAGCCCCATGTTTTTCGGGCACCCACTCCACGCACCTCCTTGCTGGGCTTGGATCTGCTGGCAGCCCAGAAAAGGAAGGAGCGTGAGAGTAAGGAGCAGGCAGACGCTAGTGCCGATGACAGAAATAGAAAGAAGTCAAAGGTTTCCTCCTACAAGGACTGGGAGGAAGGTAAAAGTGACTCTGAATCTGATGAAGAAGACGATGATAACAACAAGGATGCTAAGAAGGAGAG GAAGTATCGTGTGACTGGCTCCGAGACACCCTCAAACCCCGGAGGGGTCAGCGAAGAGTTCCGCCGCAGAcaccagcagagagagaaagacagacgtGAGCATGGAGTCTACGCTTCGTCCAAAGAGGACAggaacaaagaaaaagacaaagaaaggagCAGAGATAAGGGGAGAGACCGAAGGAATGAAAAAG ATGAGCGAGAGAGCAGCCATAGCCGTGGCAGCCGGTCGGAGCGTTTGGAGCGCGGTGAGAGGAGTGAGCGCTCACAGAGAGATGGCTGGTCCGATCGCATCAGCCGGGGGAGTAAGAGAGAGGAACCCCTGACGCCACAGCATCGCCCCAGAG aTTCTTTCACTCCCTCACGCTCCAACTGGGAGGAGGATGACAGTGGTTATGCCAGTTCACGGCTTTCCCAGTGGGAGTCTCCGTCCCCCGCCCCTTCTAACAAAGAGATGGATCGCTCAGAGCGAAGCCATCGCTCCGGCcgagagagtgagaggagagacag ATCAGTCAGAGGCCGTTACCCTGACGACACACCTCTGCCTACCCCATCATACAAGTACAACGAGTGGGCCAATGACAGAAAGCATTTGGGTTCTACACCTCGTTTATCACAAGGAAAAG GTAGGAAAGAAGATGGTGTCGGGGGAATTATGTTTGATAATGTAGATGAGAAAGACCAGTGGGAGGAGGACCAAAAG CAAGCTGACAGAGATTGGTACATGATGGATGAGGGCTATGATGAGTTCCACAACCCTTTCACGACCACCTCTGAAGAATATGTAAAGAAGAGAGAGCAGATCCTTCAGAAGCAGACTCAAAAAAGAATATCTGCCCAGAAGCGACAGATCAATGAG GATAATGAGCGGTGGGAAACCAACCGTATGCTGACCAGTGGTGTGGTGCAGAGGTTGGAGGTGGATGAAGACTTTGAGGAGGACAATGCTGCTAAGGTTCACCTGCAGGTTCACAACCTGGTTCCTCCCTTTCTGGATGGAAGAATAGTCTTCACTAAGCAG CCAGAGCCTGTCATCCCTGTGAAAGATGCTACCTCTGACATGGCCATCATCGCTCGTAAAGGCAGCCAGCTTGTCCGTAAACATCGTGAGCAGAAAGAACGCAAGAAG GCACAGCACAAACACTGGGAATTGGCAGGCACCAAGTTGGGGGATATCATGGGTGTCAAAAAGACGGAGGAGAAAGACACCCCTGGGGGCAAAGTGGTAGGCGAGGACGGCAAAGTAGACTACAG AACGGAGCAGAAATTTGCAGACCACATGAAAGACAAGACTGAGGCCAGCAGTGAGTTTGCTAAGAAGAAAACCTTTCTGGAACAGAGACAGTACCTGCCTAtttttgctgtcagacagcaaCTTCTTAACATCATAAG GGACAATAGCATCGTGATTGTTGTTGGGGAGACGGGCAGTGGGAAGACCACCCAGCTGACTCAGTACCTGCACGAGGATGGCTACACTAGCTATGGCATGGTGGGTTGTACTCAGCCCCGAAGAGTGGCAGCCATGAGTGTGGCCAAGAGAGTCAGTGAGGAGATTGGCACCAACCTTGGAGAGGAG GTGGGCTACGCAATCCGTTTTGAGGACTGCACATCCGAGAAAACATTGATAAAGTACATGACAGACGGTATCCTGCTCAGGGAGTCGTTGAGGGAGTCAGACTTGGACCACTACAGTGCTGTTATCATGGACGAGGCTCACGAACGCTCCCTCAATACTGATGTGCTGTTTGGCCTGCTACGTGAG GTTGTATCTCGACGTACTGATTTGAAACTCATAGTTACCTCTGCAACTATGGACTCAGACAAGTTTGCTGCATTTTTTGGCAACGTACCCATTTTCCACATTCCAGGAAgaacatttcccgtagacatctTGTTTAGCAAG aCTCCTCAGGAGGACTACGTGGAGGCAGCAGTGAAACAGGCCCTGCAGATCCATCTCAGCGGGTTGATAGGAGACATCCTCATCTTTATGCCCGGGCAGGAGGATATTGAG GTGACGTCCGATCAGATCGTGGAGAGGTTGGAGGACTTGGAAAATGCTCCTGCTCTGGCCGTGCTGCCCATCTACTCCCAGCTGCCTTCTGACCTCCAGGCCAAGATCTTCCAGAAG GCTCCAGATGGTGTGAGGAAATGCATTGTCGCAACAAACATTGCTGAGACCTCCCTCACTGTGGATGGAATCATGTTTGTCGTGGATGCAGGATACTGCAAACTTAAG gtTTTCAATCCTCGCATTGGAATGGATGCTCTACAGGTTTATCCCATCAGCCAGGCTAATGCCAACCAGCGTTCTGGCAGAGCAGGACGTACAGGACCAGGACAGTGTTACAG GCTGTACACTCAGAGCGCCTATAAGAACGAGATGCTGACTACCACCATACCAGAGATCCAGAGGACCAACCTGGCCAACGTAGTCCTGCTGTTGAAGTCTCTGGGTGTTCAGGATTTGCTCCTCTTTCACTTCATGGATCCACCACCTGAGGACAACATGCTCAACTCCATGTACCAGCTCTGGATCTTGGGAGCTCTGGACAACACAG GTGCTTTGACACCGACGGGGCGTCTGATGGTGGAGTTTCCCCTCGACCCTGCTCTCTCCAAGATGCTGATTGTGTCCTGCGACATGGGTTGCAGTGCTGACATCCTTATCATCGTCTCCATGCTGTCAGTGCCGGCCATCTTCTACAGACCTAAG GGTCGTGAGGAGGAGAGTGATCAGGTGAGGGAGAAGTTCTCAGTCCCAGAGAGCGACCACCTCACCTACCTTAATGTCTACATGCAGTGGAAGAACAACAATTACTCCAGCATCTGGTGCAACGACCACTTTATCCACACCAAGGCCATGCGCAAG GTACGTGAGGTGCGCTCCCAGTTAAAGGACATCATGGTCCAGCAGAGGATGAACCTGATTTCCTGTGGGTCGGACTGGGATATCATCAGGAAGTGCATCTGTGCTGCATACTTCCACCAGGCTGCCAAGCTCAAG GGCATTGGTGAATATGTGAACGTGAGGACAGGCATGCCATGTCACCTCCATCCTACCAGCTCCCTGTTTGGTATGGGCTACACTCCCGACTACATCATCTACCACGAGCTCGTCATGACCACCAAG GAATACATGCAATGTGTGACTGCAGTGGATGGAGAGTGGCTGGCAGAACTTGGGCCCATGTTTTACAGCATCAAACATGCAGGAAAAAGCAGACAG GAGAACCGTCGCCGGGCCAAGGAGGAGATCAGCAACATGGAAGAGGAGATGTCCATGGCTGAGGAGCAGCTGCGAGCGCGTCGAGAGGAGCAGGAGAAGAAGAGCATCACTGGCACTGTTAA GGCTGTGAAAATCGTAACAccaggaaggaaagaagaggcCCCCATGACGCCTAGACGGACCCCTGCCCGCTTTGGACTGTAG